In a genomic window of Streptomyces noursei ATCC 11455:
- a CDS encoding TetR/AcrR family transcriptional regulator, with the protein MSVQERKERERAARERLIVATARELAEQQGWDAVTTRRLAERIEYSQPVLYSHFRGKREIIGAVALEGATEMAGAVRAATAAADDPRARVAALARAYLDFAERNPAVYDAMFQLDGGLAYAQEDTPEPLKDAFAALLESLGEVAGDGVDPGLFTETFWAALHGLATLTRARRLPPEDTERRVELLVDRLAMA; encoded by the coding sequence CGCCTCATCGTGGCGACGGCCCGTGAACTCGCCGAGCAGCAGGGCTGGGACGCGGTCACGACCCGCCGGCTCGCCGAGCGCATCGAGTACAGCCAGCCCGTCCTCTACAGCCACTTCCGCGGCAAGCGCGAGATCATCGGCGCCGTCGCCCTGGAGGGCGCCACCGAGATGGCCGGGGCGGTGCGGGCCGCGACCGCCGCCGCGGACGACCCGCGCGCCCGGGTCGCCGCCCTCGCGCGCGCCTACCTCGACTTCGCCGAGCGCAACCCGGCGGTCTACGACGCCATGTTCCAGCTCGACGGCGGTCTCGCGTACGCACAGGAGGACACCCCGGAGCCTCTGAAGGACGCCTTCGCCGCGCTGCTGGAGAGCCTCGGCGAGGTCGCCGGGGACGGCGTCGACCCGGGGCTGTTCACCGAGACGTTCTGGGCGGCCCTGCACGGACTGGCCACCCTGACCCGGGCGCGACGACTCCCGCCGGAGGACACCGAGCGGAGGGTGGAACTGCTGGTGGACCGGCTCGCCATGGCCTGA